The sequence CTGATGGTCATCGACCTTGGTAGCGAGCAGACGATTACTGGTTTCGATTACTTGCCACGTGCCGAGGAAGGTGCCCCAGGTAGCATCAAGGATTACAAAATCTTTGTGTATTAAAAAATAAAATAGGTAAAAAAGTTGTGCGTTTTAAATAAAAACACTATCTTTGCACCCGTTTTAAAACTGAAAGTATTTTTTTGAAATGAAGAGATCTCTATTGGTATTATCATTGTTGCTCACCACCCTGTTGGTGCAGGCTCAGATGAGCGACATTCAGGTGATGCAGTATGTCCAGCGCGAGATGAAGAACGGTTCGTCTCAGTCGCAGATTGCTACTAAACTCATGCAGAAAGGCGTTACCATGCAGCAGTTGCAGCGTGTGCGCAGTCAGTACGAAAAGTTGAATGGCACCTCAGCCGTGCGTTCTTCTGGATCAACCACCGACCAGCTCACGGCCGATAGTCGTATGCGTGAGAGTAATGGTGCTGTGCGTGTTGATGCTGAGGGTAACGAGTTGTATGTACAGAAGATTGGTAGCAGCAATACCGACGAAGATATGCTCGAGAATTCTAACTTGAGCAATCGTCAGCAAGTCTATATCCCTGATTCTGTGAATACCATCAACGGCAAACGTGTGTTCGGCCGTGATATCTTCAATAACAAAGCCCTTTCGTTCGAACCCAACATGAATATTGCCACTCCTACCTCGTATATCGTAGGTCCTGGCGATAAGGTGTTCGTCGATGTCTATGGCGGTTCTCAAAAGTCAGAGCAGATGGAGGTAGGCCCCGATGGTTCTATCGTGGTTACTGGTTACGGTCCTATCCACATTGCAGGTCTGTCGGTTGCAGCTGCCAATGCTAAGATCAAGCAGACCCTTGGTAAGCGCTATAGCAGTTCAAAGATTCGCATGACGTTGGGTCAGACCCGTACCATCATGGTCAATGTGATGGGTGAGGTGATGGCACCTGGTACTTATACCCTTTCTGCTTTTGCCAGCGTGTTCCACGCCCTGTATATGGCAGGTGGTGTTAATAGTCTGGGTACCCTGCGTGATATCAAGGTGTTCCGTGGTGGTCGTCAGATTGCTTCGGTCGATATCTACGATTACATCCTCAATGGCAAGCTCTCTGGCAATATCCGTTTGGCCGAGAACGATGTTATTATGGTCGGTCCTTATCAGAACATCGTCGATGTGGCTGGTAATGTAAAGCGCCCCATGGCCTACGAGATGAAGAAGAACGAGAGTATTGCTACCCTGCTCAAGTATGCTGGTGGTTTTACTGGCGATGCTTATAAAAAGGCTGTTCGTGTAAATCGTACTGCTGGCGAACAATATTCGGTATATAATGTCAACGAGTTCGATATGAGTAGCTTCCGTTTGCAGGATGGCGACTCTGTAACCGTTAGTGGTAACCTCCGCCGTTACGAGAATATGGTCGAGATTGCAGGTGCAGTATTCCGTCCCGGCCAGTATAGCCTTGGTGGCAATGTTACCACTGTTAAGAGCTTGATTGAGCAGGCCGATGGCCTTACCGAGGATGCTTTTGCTGGTCGCGGTGTATTGCATCGCATGAAAGAGGATCGCACCCGTCGTGTCATCTCACTCGATATCCAGGG is a genomic window of Xylanibacter ruminicola 23 containing:
- a CDS encoding SLBB domain-containing protein, translated to MKRSLLVLSLLLTTLLVQAQMSDIQVMQYVQREMKNGSSQSQIATKLMQKGVTMQQLQRVRSQYEKLNGTSAVRSSGSTTDQLTADSRMRESNGAVRVDAEGNELYVQKIGSSNTDEDMLENSNLSNRQQVYIPDSVNTINGKRVFGRDIFNNKALSFEPNMNIATPTSYIVGPGDKVFVDVYGGSQKSEQMEVGPDGSIVVTGYGPIHIAGLSVAAANAKIKQTLGKRYSSSKIRMTLGQTRTIMVNVMGEVMAPGTYTLSAFASVFHALYMAGGVNSLGTLRDIKVFRGGRQIASVDIYDYILNGKLSGNIRLAENDVIMVGPYQNIVDVAGNVKRPMAYEMKKNESIATLLKYAGGFTGDAYKKAVRVNRTAGEQYSVYNVNEFDMSSFRLQDGDSVTVSGNLRRYENMVEIAGAVFRPGQYSLGGNVTTVKSLIEQADGLTEDAFAGRGVLHRMKEDRTRRVISLDIQGILNGTVADVPLENEDVLTIASKQEKTNERTVTIFGEVMFPATYEYADDESIEDLIIQAGGLTDAASTVKVDVSRRMIDPKATEDSREVAQTFSFTLKDGLVVDGSKDFVLQPYDEVYVRKSPGYMPQRNVTVEGEVLFAGTYPLAHKNQRLSEVVKAAGGVTKEAYIRGARIERPMNADEKFRLNRILQLAKVQSGAGFDANKVDQDSVYYVAIELDKALANPGSDDDVVLREGDRIIVPEFSGTVKIDGNVMYPNTASYSSGKSYKWYVRNQAGGFGMGAKKSRAFILYQNGAVKKASGAKIEPGCEIFVPSKTRSANDKISMIANLGTSLATMVTMLATVTNLIKTF